One region of Halohasta litchfieldiae genomic DNA includes:
- a CDS encoding DNA-directed RNA polymerase subunit B'' has product MNRQDRRTISREYFEEDRLAEHHFRSFNAFLDKGMQQVVDEKETIDTDIGDKEGQEPVYVELGDIRILTPRVREADGSEELLYPQEARLRNITYAAPVFMEMSIIRGGEDEPETVVDSTETKVGRMPIMVGSQNCNIQGFSDQELIEIGEDPVDPGGYFIVNGSERVLMTSEDLAPNKILAEHDTKYGDDIQVAKTFSQRRGYRALVLCERNREGLLEVSFPSVSGSVDFVTLVRALGLESDQEIVHRVSEDPEIVKFMLENLEEAEVQTTEEAIETLGKRVASGQGKNYQLKRANYVIDRYLLPHLHEEGAEDEEIRINKAYYLCRMAEACFELALDRREADDKDHYANKRLKVSGDLMTDLFRTALNKLSRDVKYQLERANMRNRDLSVGTVVRSDVLTERLEHPIATGNWVGGRSGVSQLVDRTDYMGVLSHLRRLRSPLSRSQPHFEARDLHATQWGRICPSETPEGPNCGLVKNFAQAMELSQDIEDEQGLKRELSSMGVEGIPGIDSIERTTPADD; this is encoded by the coding sequence ATGAACCGGCAAGACCGACGCACGATCTCCCGGGAGTATTTCGAGGAAGACCGACTCGCAGAACACCACTTCCGCTCGTTCAACGCCTTTCTCGACAAGGGCATGCAGCAGGTCGTCGACGAAAAAGAGACCATCGACACCGACATCGGCGACAAGGAGGGCCAAGAGCCCGTCTACGTCGAACTCGGTGACATCCGCATCCTCACGCCGCGTGTGCGAGAGGCCGACGGCTCCGAAGAACTCCTGTACCCACAGGAAGCGCGACTCCGGAATATCACCTACGCAGCCCCCGTTTTCATGGAGATGTCGATCATCCGCGGTGGCGAAGACGAACCCGAAACGGTCGTCGACTCCACCGAAACCAAGGTCGGCCGCATGCCGATCATGGTCGGCTCCCAGAACTGTAACATTCAGGGCTTCTCGGATCAGGAACTGATCGAGATCGGTGAAGACCCCGTCGACCCCGGTGGCTACTTCATCGTCAACGGCTCCGAGCGCGTGCTGATGACCAGCGAGGACCTCGCCCCGAACAAGATTCTGGCCGAACACGATACGAAATACGGCGACGATATTCAGGTCGCCAAAACGTTTAGCCAGCGTCGTGGCTACCGCGCACTCGTTCTCTGTGAGCGCAACCGCGAAGGCCTGCTCGAAGTCAGCTTCCCATCCGTTTCGGGCAGCGTCGACTTCGTCACACTCGTCCGGGCACTCGGGCTCGAATCCGACCAGGAGATCGTCCACCGTGTGTCGGAAGACCCCGAGATCGTCAAATTCATGCTGGAGAATCTGGAGGAAGCCGAAGTCCAGACCACCGAGGAAGCAATCGAAACCCTCGGAAAACGTGTTGCCTCCGGGCAAGGCAAAAACTACCAGCTCAAACGCGCCAACTACGTCATTGATCGATATCTCCTGCCACACCTCCACGAGGAGGGTGCCGAAGACGAGGAGATCCGCATCAACAAGGCCTACTACCTCTGCCGAATGGCCGAAGCCTGCTTTGAGCTCGCTCTCGACCGACGCGAGGCCGACGACAAGGACCACTACGCCAACAAGCGGCTGAAGGTCTCGGGCGATCTGATGACCGACCTGTTCCGGACAGCCCTCAACAAGCTCTCCCGGGACGTGAAATATCAGCTCGAACGCGCCAACATGCGAAACCGTGATCTCTCGGTCGGCACCGTCGTCCGTTCCGACGTGCTCACCGAGCGACTCGAACACCCGATTGCCACTGGTAATTGGGTCGGTGGCCGCTCCGGCGTGAGCCAGCTGGTCGACCGAACTGACTACATGGGGGTTCTGTCCCACCTGCGCCGACTTCGCTCGCCGCTGAGTCGCTCGCAGCCGCACTTCGAGGCACGGGATCTGCACGCGACCCAGTGGGGTCGCATCTGTCCCTCCGAGACGCCGGAGGGGCCAAACTGTGGTTTGGTGAAGAACTTCGCTCAGGCAATGGAGCTGAGCCAGGATATCGAGGACGAACAGGGACTGAAACGAGAGCTGTCGTCGATGGGAGTCGAGGGGATCCCCGGCATTGACAGTATTGAACGAACCACCCCGGCGGACGACTAA